A segment of the Acaryochloris marina S15 genome:
TCCGTGGTGGGGGTACCACCGGAACTGATGGGTATGGGTCCAGTGGAAGCAGTGCCCAAGGTGCTGAAGCAGGTGGGATTATCTCTCAGCGATATCGGTTTGATTGAGTTGAATGAAGCCTTTGCGGCCCAGGCTTTAGCAGTTATGCGAAAGCTGGGTTTGGATGAAGGCATTGTCAATGTGAATGGTGGTGCGATCGCCCTTGGTCACCCATTGGGCTGCACAGGAGCAAAATTGACTGCCACCCTACTGCACGAGATGAAGCGTCGGGGCATTCGCTATGGACTGGTGACCATGTGTGTCGGGGGTGGCATGGGTGCTGCAGGTGTCTTTGAAAACTTGATGCTTTAACGTCTCTCCCTTTTTTGTACCTCACATAGGAGAACAGCCCATGACACTCCTCATCTCCCCCATAACAACTCTGGTTCTGCTGTTTGTCTTCATTCTCCTGGGATACCTTGGTGTTCCCCTATGGATTTGGACTCTTTACGTTGCAGTAGGCATTGGCACACTCCAACCGTCTATTTGGATTTGGAGCCCCCTGATCGGTCTGGCAGTGGTGATCAACTGGCCCCTTTTACGCCGCTTGTTGCTCACTTCTGCTGTCGTCAAACTCCTTCAATCACTGCAGCTGTTTCCAAAAATTTCTTCAACAGAGCAGGCTGCGATCGAAGCGGGAAATGTCTGGGTCGATGGTGAATTTTTCACTGGAAAACCCAATTTTGAACGCATCCTCAGCGAACCCTATCCCCAACTTAACCCGGAGATTCAAGCTTTTTTGGATGGCCCCGTTGAACAAGTCTGCCGGATGGCCAGTGACTGGGAAATCTATCAACGCCAGGATCTCCCGCCCGATGTCTGGACTTATCTCAAACAAGAGCGGTTCTTTGGCATGATGATTCCCGAAGAATACGGAGGGCTAGGCTTCTCAAATCTGGCCTATAGCGCCGTAATGGCCAAACTGGCCTCCCGCTCCTTTACCCATGTGGCAACGGTTGGCGTCACTAACTCCTTGGGGCCTGCTAAGCTTCTACTTCGCTATGGCACCAAGGAACAGAAAAATCAATATTTACCTCGCTTAGCGAGTGGTGAAGATATCCCCTGCTTTGCCCTCACGGAACCCAAAGCCGGATCAGATGCGGCCAGCATTACGTCTAGTGGTGTGGTGTTTAAGGGAGATGATGGTCAGCTCTACCTCAAACTCAATTGGAACAAACGCTATATTACCCTGGGTGCCATCGCAACCCTCCTGGGCCTGGCCTTCCAACTTCACGACCCTGACAATCTTCTGGGTAAAGGGGAACACCCTGGCATTACCTGTGCTCTGATACCGACCGAAACACCCGGCGTCATTCATAACCGTCGCCACGATCCCATGGGCGTTCCCTTCTATAACTCACCGTTAGAAGGCCACGACGTCATGGTTCCGATTGGACAGATCATGGGTGGCATTGAACAAGCAGGTCAGGGTTGGAAAATGATCATGCAAACTCTGGCAGCGGGGCGTGGGATTAGCTTCCCGGCCACCTGTACGGGGGTGACTAAACTGGTGGCTCGCGTAGCGGGTGCCCATGCTGTAGTCCGCAAACAGTTTGGTTTATCCATTAGCCGTTTTGAAGGGGTTGAAGAACCCCTAGCCCGGATTGGGGGATTCACTTATATGATTGATG
Coding sequences within it:
- a CDS encoding acyl-CoA dehydrogenase: MTLLISPITTLVLLFVFILLGYLGVPLWIWTLYVAVGIGTLQPSIWIWSPLIGLAVVINWPLLRRLLLTSAVVKLLQSLQLFPKISSTEQAAIEAGNVWVDGEFFTGKPNFERILSEPYPQLNPEIQAFLDGPVEQVCRMASDWEIYQRQDLPPDVWTYLKQERFFGMMIPEEYGGLGFSNLAYSAVMAKLASRSFTHVATVGVTNSLGPAKLLLRYGTKEQKNQYLPRLASGEDIPCFALTEPKAGSDAASITSSGVVFKGDDGQLYLKLNWNKRYITLGAIATLLGLAFQLHDPDNLLGKGEHPGITCALIPTETPGVIHNRRHDPMGVPFYNSPLEGHDVMVPIGQIMGGIEQAGQGWKMIMQTLAAGRGISFPATCTGVTKLVARVAGAHAVVRKQFGLSISRFEGVEEPLARIGGFTYMIDAVRLYTCGAVDQGEQPAVISAIAKSQTTELARRVVLDGMDILGGAGICRGPRNLLANIYTAIPIAITVEGANILTRSLMIFGQGTIRSHPYIYDEILAIEQSDVAAFDQAFWSHLGLIVRNGVRAGLLCLTRGRLTRSPVQGETAIYYHKLAWAAATFANLSDLAMLSLGGALKRRENLTGRFADMLAWMYLGSATLRRFEAEGQQVKDLPLVHWSMQYAFAQIQQAVEGVVSNLPILSAGLRQPILGMWRLSPLGTVPSDELGHQATQILLIPGPERDRLTRNIYLPNHTEEAVGHLEEALRLSVQTAPILKTIKNAIAGGRLPPSKPSKLVDEALEKGIINLQEATSLQQAEISRSHTIQVDSFTLEEYQQKKRISQIRYV